The DNA region ATCACTTCGACGATCGTCACCGGCACCTATGTGGCACCCGGCGCCGGGGCGGTGACGGTCGGGGAGATGCACAAGCAGTGGCTCAAAACCCAAGCCCACGTGAAGGACTCGACCAAAGCGGCAAGGGCATCGGCCTGGACGGTTCACGTGGAGGACCGCTGGAAATCCGTTGCCGTCGCCGACGTACAGACCTCGGCGGTGCGCGCGTGGGTCGATGAGATGCACGAGGGCGGGTCGGAGGCCCCGACGATCGAGAATGCCCTCGGCGTGTTGCGGATGATCCTTGCGTTGGCCGTCGAGGATCGCCGGATCCCGCGGAACCCCTGCGATTCGGTGAAGGCGCCAAGGCGTAAGCACTCGCAGCGGGCCTACCTGACACACCAGCAGGTCGCCGAGCTGGCCGCCGCTATGGCCCGCGACGGCCTGGTGGTGATGTTCCTGGCCTACACCGGCCTGCGATACGGGGAGATGGCGGCGCTGAAGGTCCGCGACTTCGACATGCTGCGGCGTCGGGTCAACATCCGTGAGTCGGTCACCGAGGTCGTCGGCAAACTGACCTGGTCGACGCCGAAGAACCACGAACGTCGATCAGTGCCGTTCCCTCGGTTCCTTATCGAGGATCTCGCCGCCCAGATGCAGGGCAAGGGCCGCGACGATCTGGTGTTCACGGCGCCCGCCGGCGGGGTGCTCCGCATCGCCACCTTCCGTACCC from Mycolicibacterium sp. MU0053 includes:
- a CDS encoding tyrosine-type recombinase/integrase, with protein sequence MQTRNRRAGVEDRWTKTVRLPDGTTETVPSAAHGKGKRWRARYVDADGREIAKGFARKADATKWLEDITSTIVTGTYVAPGAGAVTVGEMHKQWLKTQAHVKDSTKAARASAWTVHVEDRWKSVAVADVQTSAVRAWVDEMHEGGSEAPTIENALGVLRMILALAVEDRRIPRNPCDSVKAPRRKHSQRAYLTHQQVAELAAAMARDGLVVMFLAYTGLRYGEMAALKVRDFDMLRRRVNIRESVTEVVGKLTWSTPKNHERRSVPFPRFLIEDLAAQMQGKGRDDLVFTAPAGGVLRIATFRTRVFNPAVDRLRGLDDDGKATTDWPRPTMHDLRHTAASLAISAGANVKAVQTMLGHKSAALTLDTYADLFPDDLEAVADAFDAAVAAMRKSAADALRTQGGPAS